In Cryptomeria japonica chromosome 1, Sugi_1.0, whole genome shotgun sequence, the sequence TTAAATTTTAAATCAGACTATGATGTTTTAACAACTAATAATATGTTTTTGTTCAACTACCAAAGGATCAATATAAAGTTTTgatcaaatatttaaaaatttattttacaatttatttaattattcattctAGAATTAAGGCATGTGACTTTGGGTCTACATGTATGAGGGTTTTTGTCTCTCAAGTTATGCACCTGGATATTCCACCCGGCTCATCCTTGCCTTGGAAATGGTGTTTAGTGCTTGTTTGCTTTGATTCAAGCCACCATCAATTTGCCCTATACATTTTGtggtttttttctttgtttttagacTGATTTATTGCATACTATAGTACACAGTGGTCTTTAGGCTCATTACACAAATGTGATCGTGTTATGATCTGATTGGCTTGTATGGACATAGGACAACAAGTGGAAGGTAAGTAAAACCCTAGTAATAGTAAGTTTGTTCAGGGAAAACCCTtatctaaatggaaagagtagagAAACATGCAAGGAAGTAGTGCAAGAGGAAGAAAACAAGGAGATACCTGTGGAAGCAGTGTTTAATGTCTAATGAGATGGTTCAGGGATTTCCCAAGGTAAAGGATAAATAGATAGAGGAGCATCCAAAGGAGGTAAGGACTCTATCCTTCTAGGATTTTAAAGCTAAACCCTAATGAATAAATGGTTAAGGCCATGAGGAAAGAAGAACAAGACTAAAAAATAATGCAATATTTTTCGAGAGTTTGTATAATAAATCCCTACTTgcaagaaggtttcttgataactTGTTGAATACAATCTCGCGAAGGAAGAGTTGGATTAATATAACCTTTTGTAAGATGATCCAATCCGGATTGTTTgttatttttataaataatttcCAAACATGCAAAAAAGGGTTGTTGACAAAAAATATTGGAATGTAGGAAACTCCCTTTTCAAATCCATACAATAGGCACTAGATGTATCCAAAAATGAAATCTTATTTTGTTTAGCAATGAAATAGATTCAAGTTTAAAATGTTCTTGTCCATTAGGTAAAACTATTGGAGCCATTAGGTAAAACtcttcaagtggaagaatctcACATTGCCCTTCTACATATGAATGCTAGGGTGTTGATCTCTTTTAGTGAAGGAGTAAAAATCTTTGACATGATTGAATTCCCCATTATAGATGAAATAGTCAAGTGTCATAAAGAAGCCTTGGGGGTGGGGGGcttaaatattattttatgtgCAAATCTGATGGGTACCACAAAAGGGACTACCCTTAAATTGTTAACAAAAAAATGGAAAAGCTATAGGGTTTAATGTTGATACTACAATTCATATGAAGGATTGCAATCATTATGAACCTATGGAGGAAGGTAATGAGATAAATATTGAGGCTCCTATGGATAATAATTATGATACAAATATATAGGTTACCATGATTGCAACCCCTTATAAACTAGAATCTAGAGTAGTGATTGTTATTGTTAAGAAGATAAGCATGCTAATAAAAAATATGTAATTCAAAATGATAATGCTAAAGGCGATTCTAACAATGCATagaacattaataaaatataaaattcaacTTGTTCCAAGCCTAGAACAAAAAATTCTAAAGAACTATTGTTAGACAAGATGAGAGAATTGAATAAAAGTATAATCAGATTATAGAAATCTCTTGAAGACCCTTCTAATGTTACTAAGGAATCAGCTAAATCTATCATGCTCAAAGAACCACCCCCTATTTGCCAAGAACCAAACTTCTCAGTTTCCATTATCCCTCCTTCCCGTAGTATTCAAACCTCTAACCTATCTAACACTGCCTAGTCTCTAGGCTCAAGAAATAGTCTTTCTAATAATGAGGGTTTTGAGTTGAATGGTCATGCTAGTGCATATGCCCTTCCCCCTTTGACTCAAAAATGATGGAGGCAAAGAGATGGGAAAAAGTGGCACCAAACAAATCTATGAGGAAAAGGAAGAATGTAAGTAGATCTAATAGCTCTAAGCTAGATGGGAAAAAGGGAAAGGGAGTGATATGAACCCAGATTGTTTTGAACGACAATGAGAATTAAATGAAGATACACTACTTAAATGGTAACATCTAAGGATTTGAATCTCTAAACAAAAAATATATAGTTAGTAACCTATGTAGTTAGAAAAAAATTCTAGACTTTCCACTCCTTCAAGAAGTTAAAGAAATTGGATTTCAGTTACAAAGCAACATTAGGCTTATTTGGAAAGATGCTAAGGAATAGTTTATTAAGCATGAAAAAGGGAGAGGGGGGATTGTAGTTCTAATCAATCCTAAATGCACTGAACATGTGAGGAAGTATGACATATCCCCATGCAATAGATTTCTATGGCTAAAGATTATGAAAGATGATACACATTTGGGTATATGTGTAGTAAATGCCTCAAAGGATTATAGagagaaaatttcactatagcaatgTATGGCTTCTAATCTTCCTAGAATCCCATCGATTGTTATTGGGGATTTCAATATGATAGAGTATGAAGAGGATAATAAGAGGGTAATAAATGAAGTTGGAAAGGCAATGAGAAATTGTTTTTGTCAAGACTTAAGGGGATACTAAAACAATAGGATCCTTCGGAGGAAATGAAAAGACATAGTAAGTGTATTTGGTTTACTTGGTGTAATAACCAAAGGGATAAGAGAAGAGTTTACTTAATATTGGATAGAATGTATGTTAATAGAGAGTTGTTTTGTTTTGAGGATAACCCCAATGTGAATTGTATACAAGTTAAATAAATGGCTATGTTAGATCGTCGCCCAATTGAGGCAAATATTGTGCTAGAAGATAAAAATATTAATAAGAAGGATATAAAGGGTGGACTATTTAAACTAAATGTGGACCTACTCAAGCAAAAAGATATTGTTGATGGGATTTATTCTCTCAGAGCCCTTTATAAAGTCCTAAACCACGAAGAAAATCTAGTGATATATTGAAATAGATTGATAGGTAATATACAAAATCTATTTAGAACAGTTGGAAAAAGAAATGCTATTAGGAATGTCTCCTTCAAAAGGAGTTGATTGATATTGAAGACAATTACAAAAGAATGTAAATAATCCAGAATTAAATGTTAAAATTAAAGACACATAGCATGCATTAAGGAAATATTAGACCAAATGAGCACAAGGGGCTAGAGTGAGATCAAGGATAATTTGGGTGAAGGAAGGTGACAAAGGATTAAAAAATTTATTCAATATGCTAAAAATAAAACAAAGTAGAGAAGAAATAGGTCTGATTCAAGATGATAAACAATGGCTGTATAAAAATAATAGCATCATCAAAATGTTTTGTAATTTCTATAAAACTTTATTTACTGTTGATGATAAAAAGGTAGAGTGTTAAGATGCCCAAAAATTATGCAGAAGAATGATTCCAAGGAAAGACACCCCAAgtatgatgaaacaatttgggAAGATGATCTCTAAAGGTGAGATGAAGGATGTTATCCTCTCCTTTAATAATGGGAAGTCTCCTAGAGGTGATGGCCTCCCAATTGAATTTTACAAGGCCATGACATGGGTAATAGATGATCCATTTGAAGTCTATAGTAATGCATTCAAGACTGGAACCTTGGGGAAGGAAATCAATAAGGGTATAATCAAACTATTACCCAAAGAAGGAGATAAAAGTAATATCCAAAATTGGAGACTAATAACTTTGTTGAGTGTATCCTATAAGATCTTGGCAAAACTACTCACTGGAAGAATCAGAGTTATAAATTTTTTGCCTAGCATTATTACCTCGAGTCAAATAGGCTTCATCAAAGGTCAATAAATTCTTGAGAACCTATTAACCTATTGGCAATATGTGAGTTGGGCTAAGAAGCTTGGGTAGAATGTGGGTATTTTATTGCTAGATTTTGAGAAAGCCTACAACAAAGTAGAATGGTCCTTTATTACTACTATTCCTAAAGCTATTGAATTTCCTAGCTCATTTTGTAGAATGGTTCGTGTTCTTTTTATGGATGCTAATGCACATGTTGAGATAAATGGTTATCTATCTGAAGTCTTTCCTCTAAGTAGGTCTATTAGGTAGGGGTTCCCCTTGGTGCCTACCTTGGCCTTCCACTATATTTTGAGATCTGACCTACTTGGATCTAGCCCTCAAGGGATTAAACTACTTGATGAGTCTTTTTTAGTTAACATTCCATTTTTGGATTATATAAATTTATTCATTGTTTTAAATAGAGATAAAATGAAAAATCTTATAAATAGGTTGGAGTTGTTTTTCCTTGCATATAGGGCAAAAATATTTGAGTCTAAATCCATCCTCCTTGGTTGGAATAATGAAGTTCCAGAGTGGTTAATAGGATTTGGCTGGTAGTTGGATGGACTTGAAAATATTGTCAAATATCTTGGCATTCCTTTCTTAGTCTCCCCCATCCTACCTAACACGTGGAACTAGATGTTTAGTAAAATTAAAAAGTAGTTGAATAGCTAGAATAGAGCCTGCCTATCCCTAGTTGGTAGAGTCTATGTTTGTCAAAAGGTCATCTCTACTTATTCTATTTACTATGCTTTGTGTGGTTTTTTCCTAGTTATCAAGTGCATACCACTTAAAAAGTTATTAGGAGATATCTATGGTCAGATGGGAAGGGGCGTAGAAAGAAGCATGTGGTTAGATGGAAGTGGTGTTGTATGGACAAAGAAGATGGGGAATTatgattgaaggatttgtaaacttAGGGTATAGCACTAGCCAAAAAGTGGATTGAAAAAGCTATGGAGGGTAGTGAGCCCTAAAAAATATTTGTTAAACAGAACATTTTAGAAGCACACACTAAAATTGCAAGGAAGTGGGATAACATGCACATTGTTGATGGCCTTATCTCTAAATATACCATTATGCCTTTAGATTTTGTAGTCTTTTGTAGTATTTGGAGGGATTGGGAGATATGTAAAGGTTGATAAGATGCAATAGTGCTATTGTTCTTAATCAAGGTTTAATAAGTGGTTGTAGATCCCCATGGTGGAATTTAATGCATAAGGGCAAACCTTTAGCCTTGTTATAGGGGTGCTCTACTAGGAAATGGAACAAAATTTGTATCTCTACATTCAAAGACATTTTTTGCAATGGAAAACTTAAAAAATAGAACACATTATAAGAAGAATTTGATCCGTCTTGTAATAATAAAAGAACATATTCTATTCTAGAGAAGAGCTTGATATGTTTAAAGCAACTTCTGCAAATAAAAGATAATAATGAATATCTTTCATGTTTCAAATGGGCTCATGGTTTTCCTTTTTTGAAGCTTAAAGCCAAATGTCTATATAAGCTATTAGTCCATTCTAATTGCATTCTTGAGCATGTTAATAAGGTTTGGAATCTGAATTGGGATGTTAGAATGTGTTATAAAGTCTTTTCTAATTGTTTGTCGGGTTTGTTTGATCCTAAAAAGAAACGTTTTAGATGGCAAATGTTGATTCAAAAACTACTGTTTGATGATAAGGCTATCATGTGTCTTGTTTGTGGAAGTCCTAAACATTATATGCATATATTATTCAATTGTCGATATGTAGTCTTTATCTAGTCTTTGTTTATGAGTCAGATTGATGGTTGGAACATATGTGATGTTAACTCTCGATCTGAAATTGTAATTGGTCATGTTAAAGGGGTTTTAAAAAGGCATAATATGTTTTGGTTCAttctttctattgaaatgttatgGCTCTTGTGGAAAAAGCATAATGAATATCTTTATGAAGACAAGAATAGAGTTCTTACGGGGTCTACTCTTAGACTCACATCCTTATTGATTCTTGAACAATTCACTCTCACACTTAAATTACCAATAGATAGATTTATGAAAGTGATAGAAGAGGGCTCCCCCCCTTGTTAAAAAAAGATATAGAGAGAGCATATTATTGGCCTCAATATTTGAGACACGTGGACAAAAACTTCCAAGATGTGTATATTGATTTTCAGAAGGTGTACATCAACGAGCATCAGTATCAACTCAGAAGAGATGCAGTAATTAAATACATGGAAGTGTCCCACCAGAACTTGGACACCACTAGCTAGGAAAGGATTACCCCTCCTCTAGGAACATATGAATCCTACAAGGAAAGAAAGGGACAACCAGAGCATCAAGGATTTATGGTAATAGGAAGGATAAATAGGTGGCATCCAGTGAGGCTCAacaggaagaagaagaggaggaacaaAAAGGTGATGATGTTGATAAACTGGTTGAAGAGGAAGGACAATAGAATGAAGATGAGGATCAGAATGATGGCAATGAAGGAGGTGATGCAAAAGACCAGGATGAGGAAGTTGAAGTAGGATGGATGATGTTGATTCTTGGCAatatgcaggaattgattatgtgttgtcattgatgtcaacactgctctggttggacatggttttggtagAGGTTATCAGAGATTCTACTCTAGTATGTTTAGATTGTTGGATTCGGTTTTGAAAGGATATTCATGATaattatatgtatgtcatattcagttggttcatgatttggtgctctagaagctacTGATTATGTTCTAGACTGTTGATTGATGCTCTTGGTCCTGGTTGgtaatatttgatgaaatggttaagtggttttgatgcggcttctagaaatggttcttaatgtgctaaaggtgttcttgatcatgtctcaattatttggtggcttcacattggctagtgtgaagatttggtgatcctatttgggctCAGTAGGATATTCtgtgttattgacactgagggttttTCCCGATTGGTGTAATGTGTTACGGTTTATCCAGAATCCTCTTCGGAAGTGTTTGATGATTTGTTATTTGGGTCCTTCGCCGACATGGGTTGTGGTCCAATTATTGTTTGATGCATTGTAATGATATATTTATATTAGGGCGATCGACCTACTTGTTTAGGTCTATGTAACGTAtaaatatgattgtaagatctcattgtagatcatgaatgaatgaatgatggatggatggattggATGCATAGATGAGTGATTAACGAATATATGTAGATGTGAAATAAGGTCTACAAGGTTGATGGAGGTTTTTGTATGAGGATTTAGTTCTCTGGTTGTGTTGCAGACAATGCTCTTAATTgaaactgtaaccaagcattaggagatgctattttcacagttcatttcctctggattgtagtTCGATGATTATTTAAGtctgtgagacttcccttttgtattgaGGAGTGTCCTCTAAGAGGTTGGCCTGATtgtaagtgcaatccccattgtaatattttcacatactactgcagaagtattatctgattgtgggtagggtttcccactgtggtttttcctttcaccaggttttccacgtcaaaatattggtgttgtgtgttgtggactctcatgctttatctttcacagtGTTCTCATGTTGCTCcagtagaaggtttataatctgtaataattgtttaacttgtggaaaaccaattcaccccccctcccccacccctcctctcagttttcctctggttcattCTAACAGTTGATGACGTTGGGCAAGACGGGAATGTTGACTAATGATGATAATTTATGCTTTTTTATTTTATGGAGACACCCTATGCATATGCTTCTAGTAGTTATTAGTATATGCTATGGTAGATTGAATATTTTGCCTTTCGATTTACTGTGATATTTTGGTGAGCTTGGATAGGCTATATGGATTTGGAATGATCTTCTTGATCACTATTTGATGTATCCAGTCTTCTACTATTTCTTGAATTAATAGAATTGATACGTGATCTTCAATTtttaaaaattctttaaaaaaacgTTTACAATTAGACATGCTAATTTGACAAATTAGAATCACACCAATTCTTCTCCTCTAtttattatgccgagaggcatctacaatgacatcaaaatgtccgtaaataaaaataaatttttgaaacaatttgacatgcaaatgacaggtaaatgcatgaaatatgtcatatttcagcttttgtggaggtgttattttattacccCAAATAATatagaaccctcaccacttgtctccagctagattcacaactttttaCATGCAAGACTGGATATGTATtcttgatatttaatattttagaagaacatttattttaaaaataattttgttcaaTTATAAAATATCTCttgacatattttacatatattttttaaatataaatatactattTTTTAAAACAAACATAATAATAAAACACCACacttataatctagataatatacCTACAATCCAAAAGCTACTAAATCTACAAACACCCTTATGTTCTCGTGCCACACCTAAACCTATAAGCACCCTTATATTCTCAGGCAATTAGGCACGTGTTTATTAACTGAAAAGACCCCGAAAGACTCGACATACATCCGCGACATTAAAGAGAGTGACAAACAGGGAATTAAGAAGTGGCCTTCTGTAGCGAGGTAAAAACAACTTTGGTGGTTGTGGACGGATCGATCTCAAAGGAGTCGTAATGAGCGAACAGATGCGCCACCAGCAGCCGTGATATCATCACCACGAAGTTCTTCCCCGCACACTGCTTATTATTCACCGTCGTCTCCTCAGTCTCCGGTCCATTCGACCACAGCACATATTTTAACAATTTCTCCCCTTCCTCTGCCATGAAACGCCGCGGGAGAAACTCCTCAGGATTGTCAAATACCTTGGGATCTCTGGTGGCAAAAGGCTGATACCCACCAAGCATCTCTCCCTTCTTCACCGCATATTTCCCATCGTGCGACTCCACCACTAAATCTTCTTTCGCATGTCCATACTGAAACGGCACGGGTGGCTCGATCCTCAGCGCTTCATACACCGTCGACCGAACCAACACCATGCTCTCCAGTGCTGTCATATTCAATCCTCCGTTATCTTTAATGGCAGATCTTACTTCTTCTGCCAGATCTGCGTGCAGCTGCTTGCCTGCCGCCGAAATGTGTTGTATAAGAATGGGAAAAAATACAAACATTCCTCCGAAGGTATTGAAGCATATGTTGAACACCAAATTATGACACGCCTCGTCTCTCTTTAGGCCGAACTGCTGCTCCGCCGCGTCCAGCGCCTCTTTTCCATACGTCCAGAAGAAATTGTACACTTTGTTGTAATCCTCACGCACAAGCAGGAACGGCAGAGGGGCTGCGTGGATGGTGACCTCCTCCAAGATCTTGGGAAGCACGCCAGTGCTTGCAATTGGAGCGAGCTGAAGCCCAATCCACTTCACAACATAAGTAGGCCCATCCGTTCCCAGACTGGCAGGCCCCGAATCTGCAGGATCTCTGTTCAGCACCGACCTGCACAGAAAATTAAAACACATTTGCAAATTCTCGCTCGTAAATTCGGCCTTGCCGGACTCGGCAAATTGTTTGTCAAGCTTAGCCCACAGCTCTCCCGTGGCCCGTTCGAACTCCGGAAACCATTTGGTTGCGTTGGTCTTGAGTACATGGAAGCAGAAGTTCTTGAGCTTGGTGTGATTTTCTTCGGAAGGGTCCAAATACGAGAGTACCCGATAGCCTCCGGTAAAGTCCGTGCTGGGCATGTAGACGCCCGTGAAGACGTTCTTCTTTTCCACTTTACTCAGATCGAAGAGTACGGGAAAGCTCTTGGCGTCCAGCAGAATTATGACGCGAGGATCGGGAAACAAAGGCGGACCAGGCGGCATATTCACTCTGAATACGGTGCTCTTGTATTTCTCAATGCGCGTTTTGAAGAAAGCATCTACCCCTTCCTTTACGAAATAGTCGAAGCGATCAGCAATGGCTCCGATGACAGGCAAGCCATAGCTTCCAGGGACCTCTTGTACTCCTTCATCGCTCGAAGCAGCCATGCTCGGCCTTCTCTCAGCTCTAAAATCAAACGATAACTTGGCAATCTGAATGCAAGAACTAGAAACTGGCTTGGGTGGATTGGAACATCCACAACTAGGTACTTTTATAGCTTTATTTTGTCCCTTCGCATCTTATAAAGTTGTTCGAGTTAAAGTTCCAACTGTAAATCACCTTTTCACCTCATGACCCGATTGTTGAATTCTCGGTAGCTGAAGGTCGGGAAAGACATGGAGATCCACTAAATTTTCGGTTGTCAAATCCTAACAATCAATGTCTTCACTGTCAATACTCTTTCAAGTGTAAGAATCTACAGTTTATGGATTGTCAAAAGTTGGTGGTGAGTACCATGACTAATTAGAATTATCAGCAACAGACTTGTCTAATAAGCTTAGATACCATTTAATGAAGTTCAACTAAACTCTTCATGGAAAAAGAGCATTTTGGTGAAATTGTCATGATCTTTTTCATATGATCATCTAGTTTATTTTCCTGGTTTAGGAGATATGTAGATTCGCTAAATGCTTGACTCATTAAATTGCAATTAATGTTAGatcttatataaaaaaaaaaaaattaattttttttttatgcttttttaagaataggacttcaggatttatAGATTGTAAAAATCCATTCTATTTTGAGTGAAGGTGGTGAGTACCATGAGTAATTGAATGATTCACAAAAGTCTTCCCTAATAGTAAGCTTGCAAACCAGCTAATGCAATACAACTAAACTCTTGTTAGAAAAAGATCTCATTTTGGAAAAAATGGCATGAGGTTTTTCATATGACCATCTAATTTGATTATCTTACTATGTTTTTCACTTTGATCTTAAAAAATATGAAGTGGTTATACTTGCACATCATCATGTCTAGACTTCCACCTTCTAATCCAAATTTTAATGTCTATTATGTTACAATGGAAGGAACTTATAGCTACATGACACATTttttcattattaattatttatttttcataatgtatagaatgattttttttacataatttttaGCACACAATAATACCACATTGTGAACATTATGTGTAGTAAAATAGGGACatggaaattattatttttatgagaCATGCATTTGCATTGTACATGTATTCATACTGGATTTgatcatttatttatttgataacacTAGCTTCATTAAAATTGTTGATAGATCCATAGATGATTGTTGGCCTTTGATGCAATTGTGGGAGTGAATGATGTAACTATTCTAATTAGTTAAATTCTTGAATTAAACTTTTGAGTCTACATCATGCTTCTTCAAATGATCTTCTTTTAAAGTTTGTCTCCTCTATGCCTaaaacattcatttcatttatttcCACTATTTCTTTGGATAATTTGAATAAGTTAATCCTTAAGAGATAAATAATAATCACATTTTGAATACCTACCTGGTATTTAAAATATCCTTGCCATTACTTGTTCAATTTTTATGAGAGTGTGTATTAGAATGGATAAATAGAGATATTCATAGCTATCTTTTAGCTACTTTTAAGGTGAGCTCGTGTGTTTTTTTCTAATTTGTGAGTAGAGGGTTTTGGAGGAGGTTAGATCATCTATCTTTTATCTTATAATATGGAACATGAAGGGATAAATGATCACTATTTTTTAAAGTTACCTTTAACTTATTGTTTTgaggtttatttattttaattttagtgaTTTTAATTTTTGATTTGATATATAGAAACACTCCTACAATTTGACATAATTATTGTCCTCATTTGAGATATGTGTGCTTGTGTTGTGTTATTTCACCATATAGCTTATCATTCTTATCTTTTCTCTATATGTTTTCTATCTCATTACAAAGTTGTTAGTATTGGAATTATAAATTATAAAGTTGGAGAATAATTTCTTCACAAAGGAAGATGTGTTGCTCTATGTGTGTGTTCttgttgtgtgtatgtatgtatgtatgtgtgtgtgtgtgtatgtatgtagcatgtgcacacacacacacacaaacacacacacacacacagagagagagagagagagagagagagagagagagagagagagagagagagagagagagagagagagagagagagagagagagagagagagagagagagagagagagagagagagagagagagagtacataATGGTATCAAGAATTTTTGAAATACTAAAGTCAAGATAGTTTCCAAAAAGTCCAATGAATCCTATGTATACCTCTAAACTTATGCTTCAAAAAAATATTGAATGTTTTTCTTATAGTTTTATAAAAAAGAAAACACATATTTTACAAAAAAGAAAATAATCAAAGAGAActcaaaaaatacaatgaaatggagctaaaaaggaaaaaaattctttggatagtttacaattgtaggttcaaaaataacaaaataacTCTACCATTCAAATTGATCTAaaggaaacaattttttttaaaaataaaattaactaaTGAAAGTTTTAAAATTAACCAAACCATAAACATAGCCAAAATTTTCTCCTCAACATACTCTTATTTTCTCATCAAGAAATAAAGAAGTTTATTGTGTAAAATCTTCACATTTATATATACAAGATAAATTTCAATAATTGAAACAAAAAATTTCAATTGGTAGCATAAAAGAATGATCATAAATTAAATGCAAACCTCACACTTTTACTAGATAATTTCTAAataacaaaattataatttctactAGTTTTGGTGTTAGtggaaaatattt encodes:
- the LOC131048258 gene encoding allene oxide synthase 1, chloroplastic-like, with the translated sequence MAASSDEGVQEVPGSYGLPVIGAIADRFDYFVKEGVDAFFKTRIEKYKSTVFRVNMPPGPPLFPDPRVIILLDAKSFPVLFDLSKVEKKNVFTGVYMPSTDFTGGYRVLSYLDPSEENHTKLKNFCFHVLKTNATKWFPEFERATGELWAKLDKQFAESGKAEFTSENLQMCFNFLCRSVLNRDPADSGPASLGTDGPTYVVKWIGLQLAPIASTGVLPKILEEVTIHAAPLPFLLVREDYNKVYNFFWTYGKEALDAAEQQFGLKRDEACHNLVFNICFNTFGGMFVFFPILIQHISAAGKQLHADLAEEVRSAIKDNGGLNMTALESMVLVRSTVYEALRIEPPVPFQYGHAKEDLVVESHDGKYAVKKGEMLGGYQPFATRDPKVFDNPEEFLPRRFMAEEGEKLLKYVLWSNGPETEETTVNNKQCAGKNFVVMISRLLVAHLFAHYDSFEIDPSTTTKVVFTSLQKATS